One region of Nothobranchius furzeri strain GRZ-AD chromosome 16, NfurGRZ-RIMD1, whole genome shotgun sequence genomic DNA includes:
- the c16h10orf88 gene encoding ATPase PAAT, whose amino-acid sequence MVDISVKRAAAWVCQTHDLADILLPVHLSTKDSEDEDLSLTEKEETDRVVSAQLEQVEEGSPCILTLSCRSSSDTISRLMVVSEARTMEVYNQMEEYCGTVRGIKDKTIQLGEDRGPVYKKQLILEHPSSACEVKLLSLAGRSSVVVCRVVVGLQELQPGPAHGPGIDLQQVQCLVEEMGTSLSPGAQNLLDMVQFQQKNQMSSLSGFLPLLMGGGALSALAGGTGASTSALRNPPQPSGFLSPDCIRPADLPAAQNGGMSEGSTSPDLSLSDLSTNNTSSSESGVQMSHALLEEMMSQFMKGRGQQQVLSPDLLPMLQSVCGQVTQLRLDDAEMAAEKKMRNGGWELDSAMERHLEEMERRLKEHMDRRLDALEHKLEKALLSALPMVSFNTEAVSRSAAGSAAIGPSEPISLMPSTH is encoded by the exons ATGGTGGACATCAGTGTAAAAAGAGCAGCTGCTTGGGTGTGTCAGACTCATGACCTGGCAGATATCCTTCTTCCTGTTCATCTCAGCACAAAAGACAGTGAAGACGAAGATCTTAGTCTGACGGAGAAAGAAGAGACTGACAG GGTTGTTTCTGCgcagttggagcaggtggaggaagGATCGCCCTGCATCCTCACTCTCAGCTGCAGGTCCAGCTCTGATACCATCAGCCGCCTGATGGTCGTCAGCGAGGCTCGAACCATGGAGGTGTACAACCAGATGGAAGAATACTGCGGGACAGTGCGAGGCATAAAGGATAAAACAATCCAGCTTGG TGAAGACAGAGGTCCTGTTTACAAGAAGCAGCTGATCCTTGAGCATCCATCATCAGCTTGTGAAGTGAAG TTGCTGTCCCTAGCAGGCAGAAGTAGTGTTGTGGTGTGTCGTGTTGTTGTGGGCCTTCAGGAGCTTCAGCCTGGCCCGGCTCATGGCCCTGGTATAGACCTGCAGCAGGTGCAGTGTCTGGTTGAAGAGATGGGAACAAGTTTGTCTCCTGGAGCCCAAAACCTCCTGGATATGGTGCAGTTCCAGCAGAAG AATCAGATGAGCTCTCTGAGTGGGTTCCTGCCTCTTCTGATGGGCGGTGGAGCTTTGTCTGCCTTAGCTGGAGGAACCGGAGCATCTACGTCAGCTCTCAGGaatcctcctcagccatcaggctTCCTG TCCCCAGACTGCATCAGGCCTGCAGACTTACCTGCAGCTCAGAACGGAGGGATGTCTGAGGGCTCTACATCTCCAGACCTCTCCCTGTCCGACCTCAGCACCAACAATACAT CGAGCAGTGAGAGTGGAGTTCAGATGAGCCACGCCCTGTTGGAGGAGATGATGTCACAATTCATGAAAGGGCGGGGCCAACAACAAGTGTTGAGCCCTGACCTTCTGCCCATGCTCCAGAGTGTCTGCGGTCAGGTGACGCAGCTGCGGCTCGATGATGCTGAGATGGCAGCGGAGAAGAAAATGAGGAATGGTGGCTG GGAGTTGGACTCAGCCATGGAGCGCCATCTGGAGGAGATGGAGAGGAGGCTCAAGGAGCACATGGACCGTCGGCTGGATGCTCTGGAGCACAAACTGGAGAAGGCCCTGCTGAGTGCTTTACCGATGGTCTCCTTCAACACCGAAGCTGTGAGCAgatctgcagcaggatcagcagctaTCGGACCTTCAGAACCAATCAGCTTAATGCCGTCCACACACTGA